A segment of the Streptomyces pactum genome:
CTTTCTCACCAGATGGACGGTGGCACCGAGATATGGTCCAGCGTCTTCCCCCGGCCGCGCACATTCCGTTAACTTCCGTGACTCACACGCCCCGTACGACCCGCACGAGGGCGTCCGACCGCGGAGCACCAGCGCTCAGTGAGCCCACGGGGGCACCTCCCATGACACGCGCCATCTCCCTGCACGACGTGAGCAAGACCTACGCTCGAGGCGTCCGCGTGGTGGACCGGCTTTCGCTGGACATCGCGCCCGGCGAGTTCCTCGTCCTGCTCGGTCCCTCCGGCTGCGGCAAGTCCACCGTGCTGCGCATGATCGCCGGCCTGGAGGAGATCACCGACGGGCGGCTGCTGCTGGACGGCGCGTACGCCAACGACCTGCTTCCCGCCGAGCGGAGCATGGCGATGGTCTTCCAGAACTTCGCCCTGTACCCGAACATGACGACCCGCGGGAACATCGGCTTCCCGCTGCGCGTCGAGGCCCCGCAGACCGACCCCGGCCCGCGCGTGGACGCCACCGCCCGCATGCTGGGCATCGAGGACCTCCTCGACCGGTTCCCCGCCCAGCTCTCCGGCGGCGAACGCCAGCGCGTGGCCATGGGCCGGGCCATCGCCCGCCATCCCAGCGCCTTCCTCATGGACGAGCCGCTGTCCAACCTCGACGCCAAGCTCCGCAACCATCTGCGTGCCGAGATCACCAGACTGACCAGGGAACTGGGCGTCACCACGATCTACGTCACCCACGACCAGTCCGAGGCCATGTCCCTCGGCGACCGCGTCGCCGTCCTGCGCGGCGGCGTGCTCCAGCAGGTGGACAGCCCGCGCGCCGTGTACGCCCTGCCGCGCAACGTCTTCGTCGCCGCCTTCATCGGCACCCCCCGCATCAACCTCCTGCGCGGCCTGGTCCGCGCGCCGCTCGACGGCGCGATGACCATCAGCCTGGGCAAGCAGTTCCTGCGCCTGCCCGAACCACTCTCCCTGGACCACCAGTTGCTCCGCGTCCAGCAGGGCCGCGAGGTCATCGTCGGCCTGCGCTCGGAGGCCGTCCGGATCGCGAAGCCCGCCTCCGCCCGCCCCGGCGAGGTGCTGCTCACCGGCCTGGTGGAGCACGTCGAGTTCCAGGGACACGAGGTCCTCGTCCACTTCAACACCGGTTCCCGGCCGGCCGTCGTACCGGACCTGGAGGCTCCGCGCCCCGCCACCCGCCCGGCCCGGCGCCGCCGCCGCGACGGCACGGTCCTGGACCGGCTGCGGGAACGGGCGGGTGCCCTGCGCGCCGGACCGGTGGTGGTCATGGACGAGGAGGAGGGCGACGCACCCGCGGTCACCGCCCCCGACGGCCGCCTCCCCGGTGACCTGATCGTCCGGACCACCCCCGACATCGACCTGCGCCACGGCATGCAGGTCCCCCTCCTCGTCGACCTGGCCCACCTGTTCGTCTTCGACCAGCACGGCGACCGGATCTGCCCCGCCCCGGCCCGACTGCCGGACCTGGAGGAGTGATCCCGCCGGAACCGGAACCGCCGGGAGGGTGAGCCGCGCCACCATGGTGGCCGCCTCTGGTGCCGTAAAACTATCGGCGCTAGTTTGGGGCACGGACGACGAGGCCCGCCCGGAAGGAACGCGATGAAGGCACACGACGGCATGTACATCGACGGAGCCTGGCGGCCCGCCGACGGCCGGGACACGATCGAGGTCGTCAACCCGGCCGACGAGCAGGTGATCGGCAAGGTGCCCGCGGGCACCGCCCTGGACGTCGACACCGCCGTACGGGCCGCCCGCGCCGCCCTGCCGGGCTGGGCCGCCACCCCGCCCGCCGAGCGGGCCGCGCGCCTGGCCGCCCTGCGGGACGTACTGGTGGCCCGCAAGGACGAGATCGCCGAGACGGTCACCGCCGAGCTGGGCTCGCCGCTGAAGTTCTCGCAGGCCGTGCACGCCGCCGCCCCGATCGCGGTCGCGGGCTCCTACGCCGAGCTGGCGGCGACGTACGCCTTCGAGGAGAGGATCGGCAACTCCGTCGTCCACCACGAGCCGATCGGTGTGGTCGGCGCCATCACGCCCTGGAACTACCCCCTCCACCAGATCGTCGCCAAGGCCGCCCCGGCGCTCGCGGCCGGCTGCACGATCGTGCTGAAGCCCGCCGAGGACACCCCGCTCACCGCCCAGCTCTTCGCGGAGGCGGTGCACGAGGCCGGTGTCCCGGCGGGCGTCTGCAACCTGGTCACCGGCCTCGGCCCGGTCGCCGGCCAGGCCCTCGCCGAGCACCCCGGCGTCGACCTGGTCTCCTTCACCGGCTCCACGGCCGTGGGCCGGCGGATCGGCGCGACGGCGGGCGCCGCCGTCAAGAACGTCGCCCTCGAACTCGGCGGCAAGTCCGCCAACGTGATCCTCCCGAGCGCCGACCTGGCCAAGGCGGTCAACGTCGGCGTCGCCAACGTCATGTCCAACTCCGGTCAGACGTGCAGCGCCTGGACCCGCATGCTGGTCCACCGCGACCAGTACGACCAGGCCGTGGAGCTGGCCGCCGAGGCCGCCGCCAAGTACGGCGACCGGATCGGCCCGGTCGTCAACGCCAAGCAGCAGGAACGCGTGCGCGGGTACATCGAGAAGGGCGTCGCCGAGGGCGCGCGCCTCGTCGCGGGCGGTCCCGAAGCCCCGCGCGAGAAGGGCTGGTTCGTCAGCCCGACGGTCTTCGCCGACGTGCGCGAGGAGATGACCATCGCCCAGGAGGAGATCTTCGGGCCGGTCCTGTCCGTCCTCCGGTACGAGGACGAGGAGGACGCCCTGCGGATCGCCAACGGCACCGTCTACGGACTCGCCGGCGCCGTCTGGGCCGGGGACGAGGCGGAGGCCGCGGCCTTCGCCCGCCGCATGGACACCGGACAGGTCGACATCAACGGCGGCCGGTTCAACCCGCTGGCGCCCTTCGGCGGCTACAAGCAGTCCGGCGTGGGCCGCGAACTGGGCCCGCACGGCCTGACCGAGTACCTCCAGACCAAGTCCCTCCAGTTCTGAGCCAGGGAGCAGTCCACGTCATGGCCGTCCGTACCGCTGTCCGTGCCGCCGTCGTACCCGCCGTAGGCGCCCCGCTGGAGGTCACCGGCATCGAGCTGCCCGAGCCCGGCCCGGGGCGGATCCGGGTGCGGCTCGCCGCCGCCGGGGTCTGCCACTCCGACCTGTCCCTGTCCAACGGCACCATGCGCGTGCCGCTGCCCGCCGTCCTCGGTCACGAGGGCGCCGGCACGGTCCTCGCCGTCGGTGAGGACGTCACCCACGTCGCGCCCGGCGACGACGTGGTCCTCAACTGGGCCCCGTCCTGCGGCGCCTGCCACGCCTGTTCCCTCGGCGAGGTCTGGCTCTGCGCCAACGCCCTGGCCGGCGCCGCGAACACGCACGCCCGCCGCGCCGACGACGGCACCGACCTGCACCCCGGCCTGAACGTCGCGGCGTTCGCCGAGGAGACCGTGGTGGACGCCGCGTGCGTGCTGCCCTGCCCCGACGGCATCCCGCTGACCGACGCCGCCCTGCTGGGCTGCGCCGTCCTCACCGGCTACGGCGCCGTCCACCACTCGGCGCGGGTCCGCGAGGGCGAGACGGTCGCGGTGTTCGGCGTCGGGGGAGTGGGCCTCGCCACCCTCCAGGCGGCCCGGATCGCGGGCGCGTCGAAGATCGTCGCGGTCGACGTGTCACCCGAGAAGGAGGAGCTGGCCCGCGCCGCCGGCGCCACCGACTACCTGATCGCCTCCGACACCACCGCCCGGGAGATCCGCGCCCGCACCGGCAAGCAGGGCGTCGACGTCGCCGTCGAGTGCGTCGGCCGCGCGGCCACCATCCGCACCGCCTGGGAGTCCACCCGGCGCGGCGGACGCACCACGGTCGTCGGCATCGGCGGCAAGGACCAGCAGGTCACCTTCAACGCCCTGGAGATCTTCCACTGGGGCCGCACCCTCTCCGGCTGCGTCTACGGCAACGCCGACCCGGCCCGGGACCTGCCGGTGCTGGCCGAACACGTCCGCGCCGGACGCCTGGACCTCGGCGCCCTGGTGACGGAGCGCATCGCCCTCGACGGCATCCCGGCGGCCTTCGAGAACATGCTCGCGGGCAAGGGCGGGAGGGCCCTGGTGGTGTTCTAGCCGCCCGCGAGGAAGCGCGCGGGGTGCGACGGGCACGGGGCGCCGGGGCCACCCCGGCGCCCGCGTGCCCGCATGTCGTCGTGCCCGCATGTCGTCGTGCCCGTGTGTCGTCGTGCCCGTGTGTCGTCGTGCCCGTGTGTCGTCGTGCCCGTGTGTCGTCGTGCCCGTGTGTCGTCGTGCCCGTGTGTCGTCGTGCCCGCGTGTCGTCGTGCCCGCGTGTCGCCGTGTCGTCGTGCCCATGTGTCGTCGTGCGGTTGCGCCGCCCCTCAGGCCGCCCCCTCGTACCGCCGCGATCGCCGTTCGATAAACATCCCGCACGACCGTTGACCACATACCGTCCGGTCAGTACGTTCCCGGGAACGTCCCCCACACGTCCCCCACGTCCCCCCGCACCCCGGAGCGTGCACGTATGGACACCACCCCCTCCGCTCAATCCCTCCCCACCACCGCCCCGGCCGTCCCCAACCGCCGTCGCGTCGCCACCGCCGCCGCCCTCGCCTCGGCCGTCGAGTGGTACGACTACTTCGTCTTCGGCATCGCCGCCGCCCTCGTCCTCGGCGACCTGTACTTCCCGGCCGGCAGCCCCACCGCCGGGGTCCTGGCCGCCTTCGCCACGTTCGCCGTGGGCTTCCTCGCCCGCCCGATCGGCGGCGTCGTCGCCGGCCAGCTCGGCGACAAGAAGGGCCGCAAGCCGATGCTGGTCCTCGCGCTCACCCTGATGGGCGTGGCCACCACGGGCATCGGCCTGCTGCCCACGTACGAGGCGATCGGCGTCGCCGCGCCGATCCTGCTCGTCCTGCTGCGCATCGTCCAGGGCGTCGCCGTCGGCGCCCAGTGGGGCGGCGCGATGCTGCTGGCCACCGAGTACGCCCCCGAGGGCAAGCGCGGCATCTACGGCAGCGTCGTCCAGCTCGGTGTCCCCATCGGCGTGGTCACCGCCAACACCGTCTTCCTGCTGGCCGGAGCGTTCACCTCCGAGTCGGCCTTCGAGGCCTGGGGCTGGCGGGTGCCGTTCGTGGTGGGCCTGCTCGTCCTCGGACTCGCCTGGTACATCCACACCCGCGTCGAGGAGACCCCCGAGTTCCGGGCGGCGGAGCGGGCGCTGGCCGAGCGGGAGCAGAGCGAGCAGTCCTCACCGCTGCGCACGATCATGCGCGATCACCTCGGCACCGTGCTGCTCGCCGGCGGCTCCTTCGCCGTGAACACCGCGACGTTCTACATCCTCATCACCGGCGTCCTCGACTACACCACCCGCGAACTGGACATGGAGCACGGCGCGGTGCTCGCCGTCTCGCTCTGCGTCAGCCTCACCCAGCTCGTGCTGATCCCGGCCGCCGCCGCGCTGTCCGACAAGTTCGGCCGCATCCGCGTCTACACCGTCGGCGCGGTCGGCATCGCCGTGTGGGCCGTGCCGCTGTTCCTGCTCATCGACACCGGCTCACTGCTGTGGCTGGCGGTCGCCACCTTCGTCGCCGGTTGCTTCCTCAGCATCATGTACGGCCCCCAGGCCGCGCTGTTCGCCGAGCTGTTCACGCCGGAGATGCGCTACACCGGCGCGTCGCTCGGCTACCAGATCGCGGCCGTGGGCGGGGGCGGGCTGGCGCCCTTCGTCATGGTGCTGCTCCTGGAGGCGACGGGCACCTCGATGGCCGTCTCCGGCTACATCATCGCCCTCTCGGTGATCGCCCTGGCGTCCATCAAGGTGCTGGCCGACCGGGCGCGTTCACGCTGACCGCGAGCTGCTCCCGGGCCGCGGCTCCACCACCTCACCGGGGGTCGCGGCCCCCGCCCGCCTCCGGGACCGGGACACCGCCACGCCCGCCAGGCACAGCGCGCCGCCCGCCAGGGTGAGCAGACCCGGCACCTCGCCCAGCGCCAGCCACGACATCAGGACGACGAGCGCGGGCACGGCGTACGTGGTCGCGCCCATGCGGCCCGCGGTCGTCCGGGCCAGGGCGTACGCCCACGTCGTGAACGCCAGCGCGGTCGGGAACACGCCCAGGTAGACCATGTTGAGCGTCGCGGAAACGGGAGCGTCGGCCGCCTCGTGCGCCAACTGCCCCGCGAACGGCAGGCAGAGCACCGCCCCGACCAGGCACCCGAACGTCGTCACCTGGAGCGCGCTCGCGTGCCCCAGCGCGGGCTTCTGCGCGACCACCCCGCCCGCGTACGCCACGGCGGCCAGCAGGCACAGCACCACCCCGAACAGCGAGGAACCGTCCTCGCCGGACATCGACAGGCCCACGGTCACCGCGCCGGCGAACGACACGGCCATCCCCGCCACCAGCCGCGGCGGCAGCGCGTCCCCGAGCAGGCGGGCGCCGAGCAGTGCGATGAGGATCGGCCCGACGTTCACCACGAGGGCGGCCGTACCGGCGTCCACCTGCTGCTCGCCCCAGTTCAGGACGACCATGTAGAAGCCGAACCAGAGCAGCCCCGATATCGCGATCCCCCGCCAGGCGGGCCGCGGCGGCAGTCCCTCCCGGCGCAGCAGACAGATCGCGCCGAGCGTCAGCGCGCCCGCCAGCAGCCGTCCGAGCGCCAGCGCGCCCGGCGAGTACGCCTCTCCCGCACTGCGGATGGAGACGAAGGCGGAGGCCCACAGGACGACGGTGACCGTGGCGGCACCTGCCGCGAGCAGTTCCGGACGACGGAGGCGGACGGGACGGGCGGTGCTCATCATGCTCCAGAGGCTAGGGAGTGGGGAATGCTCGCGCCGGCGGATTCCGGACCGGGAACGGGTGCTCAGCGCAGGCCCGCGGGGTCGATACCCAGCAGTTCGGACAGCGCGTCCTCGCCCGACGGCGTCACCTTCACCGCCCGCTCGGACCCGATGCGTACGCACCAGCCCGTGTCCAGGGCGTGCCGGCACAGGGCAGCGCCCGCGACGCCCGCGAGATGCGGACGGCGCTCGGTCCAGTCGAGGCAGGCCCGGGCCAGCGGCCGGCGGCCGGTGGGCACGAGAGGGATGCCGGCGGCCTCGAACCAGCCGAGCCCCGCGTCCGTGAGCGCGAAGCCGGTGTCCTGGCGCAGCAGTCCGCGCCCGGTCAGCGCGTCGGTGACCGTGATGCCGAGCCGTCCGGCGAGGTGGTCGTAGCAGGTGCGGCCCCGGGCCATCGCCGACCCGGCGCTCGACGCCCGCAGCGTGCGCGGACGCCGTGCCGCCGCCTCCGGGGCGACCTGCGCGGCCAGGTCCTCCACGAGCTGTGCGACCCGCTCGTCGGCCAGCCGTACGTACCGGTGCCGCCCCTGCCGCTCCTCGGCGAGCAGCCCGCCCGCGACGAGCTTGCCCAGGTGCTCGCTCAGCGTGGAGGCGGCGACTCCCGCGTGCCGGGCCAGCTCACCGGCGGTCCACGCCCGCCCGTCGAGCAGCGCCAGGAGGCAGGCGGCCCTGGTCTCGTCGGCGATCAGCCCGGCCAGCCGCGCGAGCCCGGGCGCCTCGGCGTCCTTGTCGGTCATGGGTCCCAGGATGCGACACGCACGGTTCGGCGGGTGCCGAAGTGTGCTCAGGCGCCCCGCGTCACCTGCGCGTACTGTTGTGCCAGCCCGTCCAGCAGCGCCGTCAGGCCGGTCTCGAAGGCCCGCTCGTCGACCTTCTCCTGCTGCTCGGCCAGCAGGTGGGCCTGCTGGAGGTGCGGGTAGTCGGCGGGGTCGTAGGCGCCGGCGTCGTCCACGAAACCCCCGGCGAAGGAACCGAGCGCGGAGCCCATGATGAAGTACCGCATCAGCGCGCCGATGGACGTGGCCTGGGCCGGCGGCCAGCCCGCCGCGACCATCGCGCCGTAGACGGCGTCCGCGAGGTGCAGCGCGGCCGGGCGGCGGCCGGGGCCGTGAGCCAGTACCGGGACGATGTTGGGGTGGTCGCGCAGCGCCGTCCGGTAGGAGACGGCCCAGTCGTGCAGCGCGGTCCGCCACTCCCGGCCGTCCTCGAACATCGACAGGTCGACCTGCGCGCTCACCGAGTCGGCGACCGCTTCCAGGATCTCGTCCTTGGTGCGGAAGTGGTTGTAGAGCGAGGGCCCGCTGACTCCCAGCTCCGCGGCGAGCCGGCGCGTGGAGACGGCCGCGAGGCCCTCCGCGTCCACCAGTGCGCGGGCCGTCTCGACGATCCGGTCGGTGCTGAGCAGGGGCTTGCGCGGTCGGGCCATGGCGCACATAGTAGGGCTGCGGCCGTAAACTAGCAGTGCTAATTTAAAGGTCCGGCTTTCGAGGACCGGCTTTCGAGGACCGGCTTTCGAGGTCAGGCCTCCGGGGTCCGGCTTTCCACGTGTGTTCTTCAAGTCCGTCTTCTGTGGGGTGACTCGGCATGAACCTGGAGCTCAGCGAGGAGCAGAGCGCCGTACGGCAGCTCGCGCGGGACTTCGTGGAGCGTGAGATCGTCCCGCACGTCGTCGCCTGGGACCGCGCCGAGGAGGTGGACCGGTCGATCGTGAAGAAGCTCGGCGAGGTCGGCTTCCTCGGGCTCACCGTCGACGAGGAGTACGGCGGCTGTGGCGGCGACCACCTCGCGTACTGCCTGGTGACGGAGGAACTGGGCCGTGGCGACAGCTCCGTGCGCGGCATCGTGTCCGTCTCCCTCGGCCTGGTCGCCAAGACCATCGCCGCCTGGGGCGACGAGGAGCAGAAGCGCCGCTGGCTGCCGGGCCTCACCTCCGGCGAGTACGTCGGCTGCTTCGGCCTCACCGAGCCCGGCACCGGGTCGGACGCCGGGAACCTCTCCACCCGCGCGGTCCGCGACGGCGACGAGTACGTCGTCAACGGCACCAAGATGTTCATCACCAACGGCACCTGGGCCGACGTCGTGCTCCTCTTCGCCCGGTCCACGGACGCCCCCGGCCACAAGGGCGTGTCCGCCTTCCTCGTGCCCACCGACACTCCCGGGCTGACCCGCCGCACCATCCACGGCAAGCTCGGGCTGCGCGGCCAGGCCACCGCAGAGCTGGTACTGGAGGACGTCCGCGTCCCCGCCTCCGCGATGCTGGCCCCCGAGGGCAAGGGCTTCTCGGTCGCCATGTCGGCCCTGGCCAAGGGGCGGATGTCGGTCGCGGCCGGCTGCGTCGGCATAGCCCAGGCCGCGCTGGACGCGGCCGTGCGGTACGCGGGTGAGCGGGAGCAGTTCGGCAGGACCATCGCCCACCACCAGCTCGTGCAGGAGCTGATCAGCGACATCGCCCTCGACGTGGACGCGGCCCGGCTGCTGACCTGGCGGGTCGCCGACCTGATCGACCGCGGGCGGCCCTTCACCGTCGAGTCCTCCAAGGCCAAGCTGTTCGCCTCGGAGGCCGCCGTCCGCGCCGCCAACAACGCCCTCCAGGTCTTCGGCGGCTACGGCTACATCGACGAGTACCCGGCCGGCAAGCTGCTGCGCGACGCCCGGGTGATGACCCTCTACGAGGGCACCAGCCAGATCCAGAAACTGGTCATCGGGCGGGCGCTGACCGGGGTTTCGGCCTTCTGAACGCCGGAACTGAGTACCCGGACTGAGTACCGCGGCGGATGTGGTCCCGGCCACATCCGCCGACCCTTGTCCCCATGAGTGACACACCGGTCAAGCAGCAGAGCACGGCGGCCTTCTACGGGCAGGCCGTGGCCTCGTTCGCGGTGGCGATGATCGCCACCGCCGTCGGCATCTACAACCTCCAGGCCGACGCCTGGGTGCGTGCCTTCCTCGCCGTCGCCGTCCTGTACCTCGTCACCTCGGCCTTCACGCTGGCCAAGATCATCCGGGACCGTCAGGAGGCCGGGCAGATCGTCAGCCGCGTCGACCAGGCCAGACTGGAGAAGCTCCTCGCCGAGCACGACCCCTTCGAGAAGCTCGGGTGACGCGTCCGCCCGGCGGTTGCCCTAAGCGACCGCTCAGGTTCGGCGGTATGGTGGTGCTCCTGTCACCGAGAGGGGCGAACAAGCGATGAGTACGGCGGCCGAGACGACGGGCGGCGACATCGAGCCGTGGGAAGAGGTCACCCCGGACGCGGCCCGGCGGCTCCTGGTCGCCGCGGTGGAGGCCTTCGCCGAGCGCGGGTACCACGCGACCACGACCCGCGACATCGCCGGGCGGGCCGGCATGAGCCCGGCCGCGCTCTACATCCACTACAAGACCAAGGAAGAGCTGCTCCACCGCATCAGCCGGATCGGCCACGACCGGGCGGTCGCCATCCTGCGCGGCGCGGCCCAGGGCGAGGGCGGCGCCGCCGAGCGGCTCGCGGACGCCGTGGGCTCCTTCGTGCGCTGGCACGCCGGGCGGCGCACGACCGCGCGGGTGGTGCAGTACGAGCTGGACGCGCTCGGCCCCGAGGCCCGTGACGAGATCCTCACGCTGCGCCGGCAGTGCGATGCCGCGGTGCGCGGCATCATCGAGGACGGCGTGGCGACAGGCGAGTTCGACGTACCGGACGTCAAGGGCACGACCCTGGCCGTGCTGTCGCTCTGCATCGACGTGGCCCGCTGGTTCAACGTGAACGGCCCCCGCACCCCCGACGAGGTCGGCGCGCTCTACGCCGACCTCGTGCTGCGGATGGTGGGAGCCGAACCGTCCGGCTCGGCTCAGAAGTAGTAGCGCGAGACCGACTCGGCGACGCAGACCGGCTTGTCGCCGCCCTCGCGCTCCACGGTGAAGGCGACGGACACCTGGATCCCTCCCTCGACGTCCTCCACGCCGGTGATCGTCGCCGTGGCGCGCAGTCGCGAGCCCACCGGGACGGGGGAGGGGAAACGGACCTTGTTGGTGCCGTAGTTGACACCCATCCGCACGCCCTCGACCTTGATGAGCTGGGGCCCGAAGAGCGGGAGCAGCGACAGGGTCAGATAGCCGTGCGCGATGGTGGTGCCGAAGGGGCCGGCGGCCGCCTTCTGGGGGTCCACGTGGATCCACTGGTGGTCGCCGGTCGCCTCCGCGAACAGGTCGATCCGCTTCTGGTCCACCTCCAGCCAGTCGGTGTAACCAAGCTGCTCGCCCACCGCCGCCTTCACGTCGTCGGCGGATGTGAAGATCCTCGGCTCTGCCATGTCCCGGCCTCTCTGCTCGCTCGACTGTCCGCTCGGCTGTTCACACGAATCTAAGCGACTGCTTAGCATGGTCGCCCGCGCGGCCCGTGTCAACGGACCGGGGGCGTCCGCGCGGGTGACGGGGTCGGTAGGGTTCGAGGAGTGCCTCAGATCCCCGAGAAGATTCACGAGCTCACGGTCGGCCAGCTCGCCGCGCGCAGCGGCGCCGCCGTATCCGCCCTGCACTTCTACGAGTCCAAGGGCCTGATCAGCAGTCGCCGCACCTCGGGCAACCAGCGCCGCTTCAGCCGCGACGCGCTGCGCCGGGTCGCCTTCGTGCGCGCGGCGCAGCGTGTCGGCATCCCGCTCGCCACGATCCGCGAGGCGCTCGCCGAGCTGCCGGAGGGGCGCACGCCCACCGAGGGCGACTGGGCCCGGCTCTCCGAGTCCTGGCGCTCCGAACTGGACGAGCGCATCAACCAGCTCAACCGGCTGCGCGACCACCTCACCGGCTGCATCGGCTGCGGCTGCCTGTCCCTGGACACCTGTGTCCTGTCCAACCCCGACGACGTCTTCGGCGAACGCCTCACCGGTTCCCGGCTGCTGGTGGGACGCACCGACTCCGCCAACCGTCGCGGCCCCGCGAGCCGCGGCCGCGGACCGGAGGCGGAGTGCCGCGACTGACGGGCGGACGACCCGGCCCGCCGTCACACACCGCCGCGCCGCGCCGGGGCCCACTGGGCCAGCCCCGCGGTGATCAGCTCGGCGTTGGACGCGGCCCGGTGGCCGTCCGGGAGGAACAGGGTGTCCTCCAGGCCGATGCGGGTCGCCAGACCGAGCCGGCCGGCCAGGCGCAGGACCGGCCAGGCGCCGGCGTCCTCGCCGTGCAGCAGGACGGGGCGGCCGTGGGCCGTGCCCAGGTCGGCCAGCAGGGCGTGCGCGGAGTCCGCCGCGGTCGCCGGGTCGGTGTCCGTGACCTCCGCCAGCACGCGCAGCACCTTCGGCCCGAGCGGTGAGCGCAGGAAGAGGGCGGGCCCGTCCGTGCCGGACCAGAGGCCGGCCTCGACACCCACGCCTCGCTCGACCAGCGCGGCGGCGACCTCCTCGGCGCCCGGCTCGTGCCAGTTGACCGAGGCGTGGTCGGGCAGGACCGTCCAGCTCCGTACCCGGGCCACCCGGGCGGCCGGACCGGGCTCGGCCCAGGCTCCCGTCGTCACACCGACCGGTACCGGCACTCGTGCGCGCACCGCCTCCAGCGTGGCCGCGAGGACGCGGGGCGACAACGTGTCCTGTCCGCACGGCGTCTTGGGATGGACATGGACGTCCGTGGCCCCGGCGGCCACCGCCGCGGCCGCGGACTCGGCGATCGCCTCCGGCGACAGCGGCACCACCGCGCCGTCCCGGCTCCCGCGGGTCCCGTTCACACACACCTGCACCATTCCCCCATGGTGCGGGTCACCACTGACAACGCCCGTCGGCCGTCAGGCCGTACGAACCGTCGGGGGTGCGGCATCCCCGGCACACCCCCGCGGTCGGCTACGCCGACATCAGCAACCGGCCCCGCCGGGCTTCGGCCAGCGCGTCGGGGGTGAGGACGGGCCGCGGCACGAGGATTCCGCAGTCCGTGCAGACGGGGCCCGTCGAGGGTTCGTGGTCGAGGTCGTAGGTCCACACCAGGCGCTCCCCGTCGCACACCGGGCACACGGAGCCCGGTTCACGCTCCAGCGCGGAGATCAGCCGGCGCAGCACCTCCGCCAGCGGGCCGTCGGGATGGACGCGGGGGTCGTCGCACCAGGCGACACCGAAACCGCCCCAGGTCAGCCGGTGCCAGTCGTCCACGCTGCCCGGCCTGCGCAGCCCGTCGTGCTTCTCCTTCCTGCGCCGCTCGGCGAACCCGACCTCGTAGGCCAGCCACACCGAACGCGCCTCCTCCAGCTCCTCCAGTGCGGCCACGAGCCGCGCTGGGTCGGGGGAGCGGTCCTCGGGACCGAACCCGGCCCGGGAACACAGATGGTCCCAGGTCGCCCTGTGCCCGTAAGGGGCGAACCGTTCAAGGCACTTGCGCAGCGAATAGCGCCGTAGCGCCAGGTCGCACCGTGAATCGCGGACCTGTCTCGCCAGACTTCGGAAACCGGCCATCGCCTTGCACCTCCGTCATACCTGCACCTGCACTCCGGTCAATTCGGCGTCGTCGTACGGACGTCGCCGAATAGACGTATCGACAAGCGATTCGGCTCCATCCGATTTCCGATGCCCCTCATCAGTCGATCCACCCGTTCCAAAAAGTGACGCATGTTCATCTTCCAACTCGGGGATACCGGCGGTAACGTCCGGCCCACCCCCAGTCGGGAGGAGCTGCCATGCCACGGCGCACCCCACGCAACGCCCTGGACAGACTGAGAACTCCCCGTGGCTTCCACGGGTTCCTGAAGGGC
Coding sequences within it:
- a CDS encoding MFS transporter, with amino-acid sequence MDTTPSAQSLPTTAPAVPNRRRVATAAALASAVEWYDYFVFGIAAALVLGDLYFPAGSPTAGVLAAFATFAVGFLARPIGGVVAGQLGDKKGRKPMLVLALTLMGVATTGIGLLPTYEAIGVAAPILLVLLRIVQGVAVGAQWGGAMLLATEYAPEGKRGIYGSVVQLGVPIGVVTANTVFLLAGAFTSESAFEAWGWRVPFVVGLLVLGLAWYIHTRVEETPEFRAAERALAEREQSEQSSPLRTIMRDHLGTVLLAGGSFAVNTATFYILITGVLDYTTRELDMEHGAVLAVSLCVSLTQLVLIPAAAALSDKFGRIRVYTVGAVGIAVWAVPLFLLIDTGSLLWLAVATFVAGCFLSIMYGPQAALFAELFTPEMRYTGASLGYQIAAVGGGGLAPFVMVLLLEATGTSMAVSGYIIALSVIALASIKVLADRARSR
- a CDS encoding ArsR/SmtB family transcription factor yields the protein MTDKDAEAPGLARLAGLIADETRAACLLALLDGRAWTAGELARHAGVAASTLSEHLGKLVAGGLLAEERQGRHRYVRLADERVAQLVEDLAAQVAPEAAARRPRTLRASSAGSAMARGRTCYDHLAGRLGITVTDALTGRGLLRQDTGFALTDAGLGWFEAAGIPLVPTGRRPLARACLDWTERRPHLAGVAGAALCRHALDTGWCVRIGSERAVKVTPSGEDALSELLGIDPAGLR
- a CDS encoding DMT family transporter — encoded protein: MMSTARPVRLRRPELLAAGAATVTVVLWASAFVSIRSAGEAYSPGALALGRLLAGALTLGAICLLRREGLPPRPAWRGIAISGLLWFGFYMVVLNWGEQQVDAGTAALVVNVGPILIALLGARLLGDALPPRLVAGMAVSFAGAVTVGLSMSGEDGSSLFGVVLCLLAAVAYAGGVVAQKPALGHASALQVTTFGCLVGAVLCLPFAGQLAHEAADAPVSATLNMVYLGVFPTALAFTTWAYALARTTAGRMGATTYAVPALVVLMSWLALGEVPGLLTLAGGALCLAGVAVSRSRRRAGAATPGEVVEPRPGSSSRSA
- a CDS encoding aldehyde dehydrogenase family protein yields the protein MKAHDGMYIDGAWRPADGRDTIEVVNPADEQVIGKVPAGTALDVDTAVRAARAALPGWAATPPAERAARLAALRDVLVARKDEIAETVTAELGSPLKFSQAVHAAAPIAVAGSYAELAATYAFEERIGNSVVHHEPIGVVGAITPWNYPLHQIVAKAAPALAAGCTIVLKPAEDTPLTAQLFAEAVHEAGVPAGVCNLVTGLGPVAGQALAEHPGVDLVSFTGSTAVGRRIGATAGAAVKNVALELGGKSANVILPSADLAKAVNVGVANVMSNSGQTCSAWTRMLVHRDQYDQAVELAAEAAAKYGDRIGPVVNAKQQERVRGYIEKGVAEGARLVAGGPEAPREKGWFVSPTVFADVREEMTIAQEEIFGPVLSVLRYEDEEDALRIANGTVYGLAGAVWAGDEAEAAAFARRMDTGQVDINGGRFNPLAPFGGYKQSGVGRELGPHGLTEYLQTKSLQF
- a CDS encoding ABC transporter ATP-binding protein, with amino-acid sequence MTRAISLHDVSKTYARGVRVVDRLSLDIAPGEFLVLLGPSGCGKSTVLRMIAGLEEITDGRLLLDGAYANDLLPAERSMAMVFQNFALYPNMTTRGNIGFPLRVEAPQTDPGPRVDATARMLGIEDLLDRFPAQLSGGERQRVAMGRAIARHPSAFLMDEPLSNLDAKLRNHLRAEITRLTRELGVTTIYVTHDQSEAMSLGDRVAVLRGGVLQQVDSPRAVYALPRNVFVAAFIGTPRINLLRGLVRAPLDGAMTISLGKQFLRLPEPLSLDHQLLRVQQGREVIVGLRSEAVRIAKPASARPGEVLLTGLVEHVEFQGHEVLVHFNTGSRPAVVPDLEAPRPATRPARRRRRDGTVLDRLRERAGALRAGPVVVMDEEEGDAPAVTAPDGRLPGDLIVRTTPDIDLRHGMQVPLLVDLAHLFVFDQHGDRICPAPARLPDLEE
- a CDS encoding zinc-binding dehydrogenase, coding for MAVRTAVRAAVVPAVGAPLEVTGIELPEPGPGRIRVRLAAAGVCHSDLSLSNGTMRVPLPAVLGHEGAGTVLAVGEDVTHVAPGDDVVLNWAPSCGACHACSLGEVWLCANALAGAANTHARRADDGTDLHPGLNVAAFAEETVVDAACVLPCPDGIPLTDAALLGCAVLTGYGAVHHSARVREGETVAVFGVGGVGLATLQAARIAGASKIVAVDVSPEKEELARAAGATDYLIASDTTAREIRARTGKQGVDVAVECVGRAATIRTAWESTRRGGRTTVVGIGGKDQQVTFNALEIFHWGRTLSGCVYGNADPARDLPVLAEHVRAGRLDLGALVTERIALDGIPAAFENMLAGKGGRALVVF